The following is a genomic window from Solirubrobacterales bacterium.
CGACCGGGTCGTGATCCTTCCGGCGATGGCCGGCGGACGGTAGGGATTTCGCCCCCTCAGCCCAGGCTCAGCAACTCACAGAAGAAGGATCGATCGCCGGGCGCACCCCCACAGGCGTCGACGCCGAAGCCGCCCCGAGTCGTGTCCCCCCCTGGGCCACCCTGTAGGTCGTCCGATCCGCGGCCCCCGCGAATCCAGTCCGAACCCCGCCCGCCGTTGACCTCGTCGGCTCCATGCCTTGCGCAGATCACGTCATCGCCACCCCGGGCGTTGACGGTGTCGTTGCCGCCGAAGGCGACGATCACGTCCCGGCCCTCCGTACCAGTCAACCGGTCACCGCGGTAGGTGCCGACCAGTGTCGCCTGGGCGCCGTGACACGACCGATGGGAAGCGCGTCGGGTTCCGGGTGGGCCCGTGCTCGCCAGGGTGAACCACTTGCGCTTGATGGCCACGTTGCCCGCGCGGTCGACGGCCTTGACCTTAAGGATGTGGGGGCTGCGGCTCAACGCCGGGGTCCGGTAGCGCTCCGCACAGGAGTTGAACCGCCTCGAGCCGCTCCGGCAGCGCCGGTCGACATCCTCGGACGCCTTGAGAGTGAAGATCGCCGACGCTCTGGGCGTCTCGACCTGCACGCCGTGGGGTCCCTCGATCTTCACCCTGGGTGCCACGGTGTCGACCGTGAACCCGGTGTGGAGCGGTTGGCCCGTGTTCCCCGCGGCGTCGATTGCCCGCACTCGGAAGACATGCTGGCCGTCCGCAAGCGGCGAGGAGGACGTATCGGAGCGTGTGCCGGAACAGGCCGAAAAGCCGCCA
Proteins encoded in this region:
- a CDS encoding Ig-like domain-containing protein, giving the protein SFSCRLDAGGFHDCTSPLTLFNLPDGSHVFQVRATDRAGKHSAIVSRAWTVKGAIDLSITAGPAPGSATNDRSPSFSFSSAAPGASFSCRMEGDPYVACSSPFTANTLPDGDHTFSVRATDADHNIAVDARDFTVDTTPPTVTVSSGPTDGAAINDTTPTFRFSATEAGSSFQCSADGGGFSACSGTRSDTSSSPLADGQHVFRVRAIDAAGNTGQPLHTGFTVDTVAPRVKIEGPHGVQVETPRASAIFTLKASEDVDRRCRSGSRRFNSCAERYRTPALSRSPHILKVKAVDRAGNVAIKRKWFTLASTGPPGTRRASHRSCHGAQATLVGTYRGDRLTGTEGRDVIVAFGGNDTVNARGGDDVICARHGADEVNGGRGSDWIRGGRGSDDLQGGPGGDTTRGGFGVDACGGAPGDRSFFCELLSLG